One Nostoc punctiforme PCC 73102 DNA window includes the following coding sequences:
- a CDS encoding restriction endonuclease subunit S, producing MKIERYQAYKKCDIEWLLEIPEHWKIDRAKSLFREMSRPVSPRDKIITVFRDGQVTLRENRRVTGFTNAIEEYGYQGIRKGDLVFHAMDAFAGAIGVSDSDGKATPEYLVYTTIDKNKIYVPFFGFLLRQMALSGFVLALGKSVRERSPRFKHTKFVTLDLPIPPFTEQETIAHYLDTKTAQIDRKIDLLTQKATLYGNLKQSLINETVTCGLDKSVPMRDSGIEWIGEVPEHWDIKRLKDLSDIQNSNVDKKSHDDEIPIKLCNYVDVYKNEFINTSLDFMDATANKSEIKQFTIKEGDVFITKDSETCDDIAIPALAAESIKGVIYGYHLARLRTKEKVFLGSYLFRLFQSKSYGFRFVISAKGITRVGLGQSAIADSLTPVPLLSEQKAIADYLDTKTAQIDQIIQTINTQIEKLKELRKTLINDVVTGKIRVIDYQ from the coding sequence ATGAAAATTGAACGTTATCAGGCTTATAAAAAATGTGATATCGAATGGCTTTTAGAAATTCCTGAACATTGGAAAATTGATAGAGCAAAATCATTGTTCAGAGAGATGTCTCGACCTGTTTCGCCCAGAGATAAGATAATCACAGTTTTTCGTGATGGACAAGTAACACTTCGTGAAAATCGTCGTGTGACTGGATTTACAAACGCTATTGAGGAATATGGATATCAAGGGATAAGAAAAGGTGATTTAGTATTCCATGCTATGGATGCTTTTGCTGGAGCTATCGGAGTTTCTGACTCTGATGGAAAAGCGACTCCCGAATATCTAGTTTATACAACTATTGATAAGAATAAAATTTATGTTCCATTTTTTGGTTTCCTTTTACGACAAATGGCATTGTCAGGATTTGTATTGGCTCTTGGAAAAAGTGTTAGAGAGCGATCTCCTAGATTTAAACACACAAAATTTGTCACTCTAGATTTACCTATCCCTCCTTTTACAGAACAAGAAACGATCGCACACTATCTCGACACCAAAACCGCACAGATCGATCGCAAAATTGACCTCCTCACCCAGAAAGCAACCCTATACGGTAACCTCAAACAGTCTCTCATCAACGAAACCGTGACATGCGGGCTTGATAAATCTGTGCCAATGAGGGATAGCGGGATTGAGTGGATAGGCGAAGTACCTGAGCATTGGGATATTAAGCGACTTAAGGATTTATCTGATATTCAAAATAGTAATGTCGATAAAAAATCACACGATGATGAGATCCCTATTAAATTGTGTAACTATGTTGATGTTTATAAAAACGAGTTTATAAACACATCATTAGACTTTATGGATGCAACAGCAAACAAATCTGAGATAAAACAATTTACAATTAAGGAAGGAGATGTTTTTATAACTAAAGACTCTGAAACCTGCGACGATATAGCGATTCCTGCACTAGCCGCAGAATCAATTAAAGGTGTTATCTATGGCTATCATTTAGCGCGGCTCAGGACGAAAGAAAAAGTTTTTTTGGGTTCTTATTTATTTAGACTGTTTCAATCAAAAAGCTATGGATTTCGTTTTGTAATATCTGCAAAAGGCATAACTCGTGTTGGTTTAGGACAATCGGCAATAGCAGATTCACTAACTCCAGTTCCTCTCCTGTCTGAACAAAAAGCGATCGCAGACTACCTCGACACCAAAACAGCCCAAATTGACCAAATAATCCAAACCATCAACACCCAAATTGAAAAACTCAAAGAACTCCGCAAAACCCTAATTAACGATGTCGTCACCGGAAAAATTAGGGTGATTGACTATCAATAA
- a CDS encoding HsdM family class I SAM-dependent methyltransferase, protein MTVNNILQYESNIWATADLLRGCGIKESEWPSYMMPFFALVMIESRLVRMFDELKAEIGEAALAEIAPEDLTGLIEDKGQGYNVYIFEKNQTLKDICKNDKSFDVDFEAYLRGFDGETKDLLGVEATEGEKFLDIKGVITKLKAKKVLLGYTKEWSSIDLKPFDNSAITTLEEHIKRRWADISADTAGEQYTPDDVIGLIAEIIASKIEESDKLLKIYDCTCGGGNLLFGVEDRIHQRFKRLTQTFGQDWNDALYALAKIESRFRVDSKIEHGNTLTDDKFYNDEFDVVIANPPYGVKWNGYQKDIENDKTQRFKYLPSISDGQLLFMQHLISKLNANGMGVVVHNGSTLFSGDAGSAESNIRKWMLDSDFVEAVIQLPTDEFFNTGIYTYLWVLNKHKLPQCRDKVMLINASEKFKPLKKSKGSKRKEVDEVSRLEIVETLTRFVDNDYARVFDKEFFYFNKQAIMLTNVDEQGKSFASRLKEGKISLKLSPLKLDNGERTLTEFTITNCDSQRFGSLVEAFEQDIKPFVSSLDYKEQPLTVTTEKALYRFDADRETLIKEVLGKQEEALGCGKIVVKAAFKKGTKTQPEKIEITVELTPDYQKDYEIIPFHRDEVANQEAIEAFMAKYITKPFEYLENVVGVEINFNKVFYKPEKLRSVQKILGEITAIEKELKGLEEGLGL, encoded by the coding sequence ATGACTGTCAATAATATCCTCCAATACGAATCAAATATCTGGGCAACTGCTGATTTGCTAAGGGGTTGCGGCATCAAGGAGTCGGAATGGCCATCCTATATGATGCCGTTTTTTGCGCTAGTGATGATTGAAAGCCGTTTGGTAAGGATGTTTGATGAATTAAAGGCGGAGATTGGCGAAGCAGCATTGGCGGAGATTGCACCGGAAGATTTGACCGGACTAATTGAGGATAAGGGGCAGGGTTACAACGTCTATATTTTCGAGAAGAACCAAACACTGAAGGATATCTGTAAAAATGATAAGTCCTTTGATGTGGACTTTGAAGCGTACCTGCGGGGTTTTGATGGGGAAACAAAAGACCTGTTGGGGGTGGAGGCGACGGAAGGTGAGAAGTTTCTCGATATTAAAGGGGTAATTACAAAGCTGAAGGCGAAAAAGGTGCTGTTGGGTTATACAAAGGAATGGAGCAGTATTGACCTTAAACCTTTTGATAACTCAGCAATTACGACCCTGGAAGAGCATATTAAGCGGCGTTGGGCGGATATTTCGGCGGACACGGCAGGGGAACAGTACACTCCAGATGATGTCATCGGGCTGATTGCCGAGATTATTGCTTCTAAAATTGAGGAATCAGATAAGCTGTTAAAAATTTACGACTGCACCTGTGGTGGTGGTAACTTGTTGTTTGGGGTAGAAGATCGGATTCATCAGAGATTTAAACGACTAACCCAAACTTTTGGGCAAGACTGGAATGATGCGCTATACGCGCTGGCGAAGATTGAAAGTCGGTTTCGGGTGGATTCAAAAATCGAGCATGGCAATACGCTCACGGATGATAAGTTTTATAACGATGAGTTTGATGTAGTAATCGCCAATCCGCCATACGGGGTGAAGTGGAATGGTTATCAAAAGGATATTGAGAACGACAAAACCCAGCGATTTAAGTACCTGCCGTCAATTTCCGATGGTCAGTTGTTGTTTATGCAGCACCTCATCTCGAAGTTGAATGCTAATGGTATGGGGGTTGTAGTTCATAATGGTTCAACGTTGTTTAGTGGGGATGCGGGTTCGGCAGAAAGCAATATTCGCAAATGGATGCTGGATTCGGACTTTGTGGAAGCGGTGATTCAGTTACCGACGGATGAGTTTTTTAACACGGGTATTTACACTTATCTCTGGGTTTTAAATAAGCATAAATTGCCACAGTGTCGGGATAAGGTGATGTTGATTAATGCCAGTGAGAAGTTTAAACCACTGAAGAAAAGTAAAGGCTCGAAGCGCAAAGAGGTGGATGAAGTCAGCCGCTTGGAGATTGTGGAAACCCTGACGCGGTTTGTGGATAATGACTATGCACGGGTGTTTGATAAGGAGTTTTTCTATTTTAATAAACAGGCAATTATGCTCACGAATGTAGATGAGCAGGGTAAAAGTTTTGCTAGTCGCTTAAAGGAAGGCAAAATCAGCCTGAAGCTGTCGCCGTTGAAGTTGGACAATGGGGAAAGAACATTAACAGAATTTACAATTACGAATTGCGATTCGCAACGGTTTGGCTCATTGGTAGAGGCATTTGAGCAAGATATTAAACCATTTGTTAGTTCTTTGGATTACAAAGAACAGCCGTTAACGGTGACGACGGAGAAGGCTTTGTACCGATTTGATGCTGATAGGGAAACGCTCATTAAAGAAGTTTTGGGTAAGCAGGAAGAAGCCTTGGGCTGCGGCAAAATTGTCGTGAAGGCAGCATTTAAGAAAGGGACGAAAACTCAGCCAGAAAAAATTGAAATTACGGTGGAATTAACGCCGGATTATCAGAAGGATTATGAAATTATTCCTTTCCATAGGGATGAGGTGGCGAATCAGGAAGCGATTGAGGCGTTTATGGCGAAGTATATTACCAAGCCGTTTGAGTATTTGGAAAATGTGGTAGGGGTAGAGATTAATTTTAATAAGGTGTTTTATAAACCTGAGAAATTGAGGAGTGTTCAAAAGATTCTTGGGGAAATTACGGCGATTGAGAAGGAGTTGAAGGGGCTTGAAGAGGGGTTAGGGTTATGA